One Terriglobia bacterium genomic region harbors:
- a CDS encoding GntR family transcriptional regulator: MYFKIDPSNGVPIYLQIVQQMKTHIAMGRLLPEDPLPSVRKLAVDLSINPNTVARAYLDLEHEGVIYKRQGQGTFVSHQGVEMSKRERRRIFSELVEKAIVEGIQLGMKEAELREIVNQRLGKILLARGAEKL, translated from the coding sequence ATGTATTTTAAAATCGATCCTTCCAACGGTGTCCCCATCTACCTGCAAATCGTCCAACAGATGAAAACCCATATTGCGATGGGACGTCTGCTGCCCGAGGATCCATTGCCCTCAGTCCGCAAGCTGGCCGTGGACCTGTCGATCAATCCCAACACCGTCGCCCGGGCCTACCTGGATCTGGAACACGAGGGGGTCATTTATAAAAGGCAGGGGCAAGGGACCTTTGTGTCGCACCAGGGCGTGGAGATGTCGAAGAGGGAAAGACGAAGAATCTTCAGCGAATTGGTGGAAAAAGCGATTGTGGAGGGGATTCAGCTGGGGATGAAAGAAGCAGAATTGAGGGAGATCGTTAACCAGCGTCTCGGGAAGATCTTGCTTGCAAGGGGCGCCGAGAAGCTCTGA
- a CDS encoding YIP1 family protein produces the protein MARYCTNCGAALDDTARFCTNCGATIAPPQPPQAAPPPPPPPQYQPPPPQYQAPPPQYPQPPQPQYQQPPYQQPPSQPQQPQYQQPYQQQPGYQQPPYQAPPQYQPQAAGSVNLVERAKSILLSPKTEWVRIRDEGATTQSLITGYAAVLAAIPAVCNFIGGSLIGHTILGISWRVPLAAGIVGMVLQYVLALVGVFVLGIIINALAPTFNSTPNSIQALKVAVYAATPSWIAGVLGIIPTLALLAILGGLYGIYLFYLGLPVLMNTPENQAVAYTVVVIIIAIVVFAVVGLISAGIIGAIGGFGPRMF, from the coding sequence ATGGCAAGGTATTGCACCAACTGCGGAGCAGCATTAGACGACACAGCGAGATTCTGCACGAATTGCGGGGCCACCATCGCTCCCCCACAACCCCCTCAAGCAGCTCCGCCACCCCCGCCACCACCCCAATATCAGCCGCCTCCACCCCAGTACCAGGCGCCGCCGCCCCAGTATCCACAACCTCCACAGCCACAATATCAACAGCCGCCGTACCAGCAACCCCCATCTCAGCCTCAACAACCGCAATACCAGCAGCCGTATCAACAACAACCCGGATATCAGCAGCCCCCTTACCAGGCGCCTCCCCAATATCAGCCGCAGGCTGCAGGGAGCGTCAACCTTGTTGAACGCGCCAAATCGATATTGCTGTCACCGAAGACCGAATGGGTCCGGATCCGAGATGAAGGCGCCACGACGCAGAGTCTGATCACGGGATATGCGGCGGTGTTGGCTGCCATCCCGGCTGTCTGCAACTTTATCGGGGGCAGCCTGATCGGGCATACGATTCTCGGGATATCCTGGCGTGTTCCGCTGGCTGCGGGCATTGTGGGAATGGTGCTTCAGTATGTCCTGGCGCTTGTGGGTGTCTTCGTCCTCGGGATAATTATCAATGCCCTGGCTCCCACCTTCAATTCCACCCCGAATTCCATCCAGGCACTCAAGGTGGCGGTCTATGCCGCAACTCCCTCATGGATCGCGGGCGTGTTAGGGATCATACCCACCCTGGCTCTCCTGGCGATTCTGGGCGGACTCTATGGAATTTACTTGTTTTACCTCGGCTTGCCCGTTCTCATGAACACCCCGGAGAACCAAGCCGTTGCGTACACCGTCGTTGTGATTATCATCGCGATTGTCGTGTTCGCAGTCGTGGGGTTGATCTCCGCAGGCATTATCGGCGCGATCGGCGGGTTCGGGCCCCGGATGTTTTGA
- a CDS encoding class I fructose-bisphosphate aldolase has translation MTTITTQETSSTLSTIEKQLGDKASYFLEHRCKTVSRDQLHLPGPDFIDRVWVGSDRPPAVLRNLQSLFNHGRLRGTGYLSILPVDQGIEHSAGASFAPNPMYFDGENIVKLAIEGGCNAVASTLGVLGSVCRKYAHKIPFIMKVNHNEFLSYPNSFDQILFANVKQAFEMGAVAVGATIYFGSEESKRQIQEVSAAFHAAHELGMTTILWCYMRNAAFNKTKEGGPDYHVAADLTGQANHLGVTLEADIIKQKLPENNGGFEALKFGKTNKKVYSELTTDHPIDLTRYQVVNCYLGRSALINSGGASSGASDLSEAVKTAVINKRAGGTGLISGRKAFQRPMKDGIGILNAIQDVYLCKDVTVA, from the coding sequence ATGACAACGATCACCACGCAAGAGACCTCGAGCACCCTTTCCACCATCGAAAAACAACTCGGGGACAAGGCGAGCTATTTCCTGGAGCACCGTTGTAAGACCGTGTCCAGGGATCAACTGCATCTGCCCGGGCCGGATTTCATCGACCGGGTGTGGGTCGGCAGCGATCGACCGCCGGCCGTCCTGCGCAACCTGCAATCCTTGTTCAATCACGGCCGGCTGCGAGGCACCGGCTATCTTTCCATCCTGCCCGTCGACCAGGGGATCGAACATTCCGCCGGGGCGTCCTTTGCTCCCAATCCGATGTACTTCGACGGAGAAAACATCGTCAAGCTGGCCATTGAGGGCGGCTGTAATGCCGTGGCTTCAACGCTGGGCGTGCTGGGCTCGGTGTGTCGCAAATATGCGCACAAGATCCCCTTCATCATGAAGGTCAATCACAACGAATTCCTCTCCTACCCGAATTCGTTCGACCAGATCCTGTTTGCCAATGTCAAGCAGGCGTTTGAGATGGGCGCCGTGGCCGTGGGCGCGACGATTTATTTTGGGTCGGAGGAATCGAAGCGGCAGATCCAGGAGGTCTCGGCGGCCTTCCATGCCGCCCACGAGCTGGGCATGACCACCATCCTGTGGTGCTACATGCGAAATGCAGCGTTTAACAAAACCAAGGAAGGCGGCCCCGACTACCACGTGGCAGCCGACCTGACGGGGCAGGCAAACCATCTTGGAGTCACTTTGGAAGCCGACATCATCAAGCAGAAACTGCCCGAAAATAACGGCGGTTTCGAAGCACTGAAGTTCGGTAAGACCAACAAGAAGGTATACAGTGAGCTGACCACTGACCATCCCATCGATCTCACGCGATACCAGGTGGTCAACTGCTACTTGGGCCGGTCGGCTTTAATCAACTCCGGAGGCGCCAGTTCGGGCGCGAGCGATCTCTCCGAAGCCGTGAAGACTGCCGTGATCAACAAACGCGCCGGCGGGACGGGATTGATCTCCGGCCGCAAAGCTTTCCAACGCCCGATGAAAGACGGCATCGGCATCCTGAACGCGATCCAGGACGTGTATTTGTGCAAGGATGTGACGGTGGCGTGA
- a CDS encoding ATP-dependent 6-phosphofructokinase: MKRIGVVTGGGDAAGLNAAIKWVVYGAISRYVRARFGAELEVYGLKEGWESLMSLDAQKGLQDDRYVALLTAPVVRRIDRDGGTYIGTSRTNPFSMKNEKGEKVDRSDIAVKNFQALGLDALVAMGGEDTLGVANRLSQKGVPCVGIPKTIDLDLPGTDYSLGFDSAVNNIKSLIDHARSVAGSHRKVAVIEVMGRHAGFLALSGGIVSSAHFILIPEYEFDVNLLSDLINRRKNLKSRYTLVVVAEGAKESGGQIVARRQEVDNFGHVHLGGIGEHLADEIKKRTGLDSFSEKLGYLQRGGAPSAFDVKMGFMFGITAVNLLVNQQFGQMVAVENGKITSKPLSAVSGTVRSVDVDLMYDKERLNARRDTAMGWRVI; the protein is encoded by the coding sequence ATGAAGCGAATTGGAGTGGTTACCGGGGGTGGGGACGCCGCCGGTCTGAATGCTGCCATCAAATGGGTCGTGTATGGGGCCATCTCGCGCTATGTGCGCGCGAGGTTCGGCGCGGAACTGGAGGTCTACGGTCTAAAGGAAGGATGGGAGAGCTTGATGTCCCTCGATGCTCAGAAGGGACTGCAGGATGACCGTTACGTGGCCCTGCTGACCGCCCCGGTGGTCCGGAGGATCGATCGCGACGGCGGGACTTACATCGGCACCTCCCGCACGAATCCCTTTTCGATGAAGAATGAAAAGGGTGAGAAAGTGGATCGCTCGGATATTGCCGTGAAGAATTTTCAAGCCCTGGGGCTGGATGCCTTGGTCGCCATGGGCGGCGAAGACACGCTCGGGGTGGCAAATCGTCTGTCGCAGAAAGGAGTCCCCTGCGTCGGGATTCCCAAAACGATTGACTTGGATCTCCCCGGGACCGACTACTCGCTGGGGTTTGACAGCGCGGTGAACAATATCAAGTCGCTGATCGATCATGCGCGGAGTGTGGCGGGCTCCCACCGTAAGGTCGCGGTTATCGAGGTGATGGGACGGCATGCCGGATTCCTTGCGCTCTCGGGCGGCATCGTCTCCAGTGCGCATTTTATTCTGATCCCGGAATACGAGTTTGACGTGAACCTCCTCAGTGATTTGATCAACCGGCGCAAGAACCTGAAATCCCGCTACACGCTGGTCGTCGTGGCGGAGGGCGCCAAGGAAAGTGGCGGTCAGATTGTGGCACGGCGGCAGGAAGTTGATAACTTCGGTCACGTCCATCTCGGTGGGATTGGGGAGCACCTGGCGGACGAAATCAAGAAGCGCACCGGGCTCGACAGCTTTAGCGAAAAGCTCGGCTACCTGCAGCGCGGCGGCGCACCCTCGGCGTTTGATGTGAAGATGGGTTTCATGTTCGGGATCACGGCGGTCAACCTTCTGGTCAACCAGCAGTTCGGTCAGATGGTCGCCGTTGAAAACGGCAAGATCACCTCGAAACCGCTCTCTGCAGTCAGCGGCACGGTCCGCTCTGTCGATGTTGATTTGATGTACGACAAAGAGCGCCTCAATGCGCGACGGGATACGGCAATGGGATGGAGGGTGATTTGA
- the hemW gene encoding radical SAM family heme chaperone HemW yields the protein MEPIGVYFHIPFCAAHCSYCHFVIDLARGEVQGRYVDALEMEIEHWGSRLSHPDRQRVDTLYIGGGTPSWIPGSAIEKIIQTVRNCFAVDEGSEITVEVNPDSIDAVKIRHYQQAGINRVSLGVQSFHDDELKRLGRTHHAAQAESAIRQLRQGGFDNISVDLLAGLPGQTVSHWKKNFEHLAALRPEHVSLYLFDEDEESALGRKVLRRAPGPGGTMTPHPGWDLPDEEELRRIYDFALAELDQLGYEQYEISNFARRTDQTITPRSSLRSRHNLKYWNMQPYLGLGCAAHSFLFPHRWHNENSTEGYIQALNSGTDPRCEIDEITPARLAEDAFIFGLRQTEGIRYRSLSNLLGLQAGTLFRAIINPLLAEGWLVEQGDTLHLAPKAVLVSNEIFGRFLDAVPLEI from the coding sequence ATGGAACCCATCGGCGTGTATTTCCATATCCCCTTCTGTGCCGCCCATTGCTCCTACTGCCACTTTGTCATTGACCTGGCGCGCGGCGAAGTGCAAGGGCGTTATGTGGACGCCTTGGAGATGGAAATTGAACATTGGGGGAGCCGCCTGTCTCATCCTGACCGTCAAAGAGTCGACACCCTCTATATCGGCGGCGGAACGCCTTCGTGGATTCCGGGTTCCGCCATCGAGAAGATCATTCAAACGGTACGCAATTGCTTTGCGGTCGATGAAGGATCCGAAATCACTGTTGAGGTGAATCCTGATTCCATCGATGCGGTGAAGATCCGGCATTATCAGCAGGCGGGGATCAACCGTGTCAGCTTGGGGGTTCAATCGTTCCACGACGACGAGTTAAAACGCTTGGGACGCACTCACCATGCCGCCCAGGCCGAATCGGCCATTCGGCAGCTGCGCCAGGGGGGATTTGACAATATCTCGGTCGATCTCCTTGCAGGCCTTCCGGGACAAACCGTGTCCCATTGGAAAAAGAACTTCGAGCATCTTGCCGCTCTCCGACCCGAACATGTGTCGCTTTACTTATTCGACGAGGATGAGGAGAGCGCCTTGGGCCGCAAGGTCCTGCGACGGGCACCTGGGCCGGGGGGGACGATGACCCCGCATCCCGGCTGGGACCTTCCCGATGAAGAGGAATTGAGACGGATCTATGATTTCGCGCTCGCCGAACTCGACCAACTGGGTTACGAACAGTACGAGATCTCGAATTTCGCGCGCCGGACCGACCAAACGATCACCCCGCGAAGCTCCCTCCGCTCCCGACACAACCTGAAATACTGGAATATGCAGCCGTATCTGGGGCTGGGGTGCGCCGCGCATTCGTTCCTCTTCCCGCACCGTTGGCACAATGAAAATTCCACGGAAGGATATATTCAGGCCCTGAATTCGGGAACGGATCCACGGTGCGAAATCGATGAGATCACCCCGGCGCGTCTCGCCGAGGATGCCTTCATTTTCGGTCTTCGGCAGACTGAAGGAATTCGATACCGGTCGCTCTCGAATCTCCTGGGCCTGCAGGCGGGCACGCTGTTTCGCGCGATCATCAATCCTCTTCTCGCGGAGGGCTGGCTGGTCGAACAGGGAGACACCCTGCATCTGGCTCCCAAGGCGGTCCTGGTCTCCAACGAAATTTTTGGACGTTTCCTTGATGCCGTGCCCTTGGAGATTTAG
- a CDS encoding aminotransferase class I/II-fold pyridoxal phosphate-dependent enzyme: MNPWIDLRSDTVTRPTREMREAMLNAEVGDDVYMEDPTVNRLQARAAEIFEREAALFVPTGTMGNQIAVKIHSQPGSEVIVEESSHIFNYEMATMSSFSGSLARPIHGEDGAITWNQIKKHIRPNIYYVAPTSLITLENTHNMAGGTIYPQAEAEDICDHAHEARLPVHLDGARIFNASVATGKSVADLSRKFDSIMFCLSKGLGSPVGSMLVGSQTFIEKARVYRKALGGGMRQVGVLAAAGLISLEKHPAKLAEDHANAKRLAAALAAFPWVKINPAKVQTNILVFDISSTGLDTSEFSRRLKDQGVLANGINPTHMRMVTHYDVSRDDIEKTIQTVGSILGQ; this comes from the coding sequence ATGAATCCTTGGATTGATTTGAGAAGTGATACGGTCACCCGGCCGACCCGCGAGATGCGGGAGGCCATGCTGAACGCCGAAGTGGGCGATGATGTCTACATGGAAGACCCCACGGTGAACCGTCTCCAGGCAAGGGCCGCGGAGATATTCGAACGGGAGGCTGCCCTGTTCGTGCCTACAGGAACCATGGGGAACCAGATTGCCGTGAAGATTCACAGCCAACCCGGCAGTGAGGTCATCGTCGAGGAATCCAGCCACATTTTTAATTATGAGATGGCGACCATGTCCTCTTTCTCGGGTTCACTCGCCCGGCCCATCCACGGTGAGGATGGCGCCATTACCTGGAACCAGATCAAAAAACATATCCGCCCGAATATTTATTATGTGGCCCCCACCAGCCTGATCACCCTGGAAAATACACACAACATGGCGGGAGGAACGATTTATCCGCAAGCCGAGGCAGAGGACATCTGTGACCATGCCCACGAGGCGCGCCTGCCGGTTCATCTCGATGGGGCGCGAATCTTTAACGCCTCCGTGGCCACTGGAAAGTCCGTTGCCGACCTCAGCCGGAAATTCGACAGCATCATGTTCTGCCTGTCCAAGGGATTGGGCTCGCCGGTCGGTTCGATGCTGGTGGGCAGCCAGACCTTCATTGAGAAGGCCCGGGTCTATCGCAAGGCGCTGGGAGGGGGGATGCGACAAGTCGGGGTTCTCGCGGCAGCAGGTCTGATCTCCCTGGAAAAGCATCCTGCGAAACTTGCTGAAGATCACGCCAATGCCAAACGATTGGCGGCAGCGCTTGCGGCGTTTCCCTGGGTCAAGATCAATCCCGCCAAGGTCCAAACCAATATTCTGGTGTTTGATATCTCCTCCACCGGCCTGGACACCTCCGAATTCTCAAGACGACTGAAGGACCAGGGTGTCCTGGCGAATGGCATCAACCCCACTCACATGCGAATGGTGACACACTACGATGTCTCGAGGGACGACATCGAAAAAACAATTCAGACCGTTGGATCCATACTTGGCCAATAG
- a CDS encoding transcriptional regulator, with product MKLGNKIRYLRSVEGTLRGLGRPMTQMETVRAIKKQQGRTLSQAYLSQIEGGVRPHLTNKTRMLLAQFFKVHPGYLVDDPAGYHTELTSDLRVEEDQLDLWLIDGAERFHEDGDLSQVLLQIAQRDDSRRLLLLLGAIMETPQLPDRLLEVLKPRAEGKR from the coding sequence ATGAAACTGGGAAACAAAATTCGCTATCTGCGGTCGGTTGAGGGGACGCTCCGGGGGCTGGGAAGGCCGATGACCCAGATGGAGACGGTGCGGGCCATCAAGAAGCAACAGGGCAGGACGCTTAGCCAGGCCTACCTCTCTCAGATTGAAGGAGGGGTTCGTCCGCATTTGACCAACAAGACCCGCATGTTGCTGGCGCAATTCTTCAAGGTTCATCCCGGCTACCTGGTGGATGACCCGGCCGGCTATCACACCGAGCTCACCTCCGACTTGAGAGTCGAGGAGGATCAGTTGGATCTTTGGCTCATTGATGGGGCGGAGCGGTTTCACGAAGATGGGGATTTGAGCCAGGTGCTGCTCCAAATTGCCCAACGGGATGACTCGCGCAGGCTGTTGCTCCTGCTGGGTGCCATCATGGAGACACCCCAACTTCCCGACCGGCTTCTGGAGGTCTTGAAGCCCCGGGCAGAGGGAAAACGATAA
- a CDS encoding NfeD family protein: MTTFYLICFVVGFALTIVSLVMGHLNLHLHLHSFDASAHGLNHGLGHLHHGLSTGGEFDISPVNFSTVMAFLTWFGGMGYLLSHYYRFWLLLGLTVATLSGLAGGAVVFVFMAKFLAPRQTQLDPADFDLIGTLARISSPIRPQGTGEIIFSQAGARKTSGARSVDGTGLEKGTEVVITRYEKGIAYVQRWEEFTK, encoded by the coding sequence ATGACAACGTTTTATCTGATTTGTTTTGTGGTGGGATTTGCGCTGACGATTGTCTCGCTGGTGATGGGCCACCTGAACCTTCACCTGCATCTCCATTCTTTCGATGCCTCGGCCCACGGGCTGAATCATGGCCTGGGTCATTTGCATCACGGGTTGTCCACGGGGGGCGAATTTGATATCTCGCCGGTCAATTTTTCAACCGTCATGGCCTTTCTGACCTGGTTTGGCGGGATGGGATACCTGCTGAGTCACTATTACCGCTTCTGGCTCCTGTTGGGACTCACGGTCGCGACGCTCAGCGGGCTGGCGGGAGGGGCGGTGGTGTTTGTGTTTATGGCGAAATTTCTGGCGCCTCGTCAGACTCAACTCGATCCGGCTGACTTTGACTTGATCGGCACCCTTGCCCGGATCTCGAGCCCCATCCGTCCCCAGGGTACGGGAGAGATTATTTTTTCGCAGGCAGGGGCGCGGAAGACCTCCGGGGCTCGAAGCGTGGACGGGACCGGCCTCGAGAAAGGCACGGAGGTGGTGATCACCCGGTACGAAAAAGGGATCGCCTATGTTCAGCGCTGGGAGGAGTTCACGAAGTGA
- a CDS encoding flotillin family protein: MDGSVGMWVMVGMMIMGLVILMGLLASMFRKVGPNQALIVYGFRGTRIVQGGGTIIFPMVENCRDLSLELMSFDVAPQQDLYTRQGVAVTVEAVAQIKVKSDPESVRTAAEQFLTKTPTERESLIRLVMEGHLRGIIGQLTVEEIVKQPEMVADRMRSTCADDMNKMGLEVISFTIKEVRDKNEYIANMGKPDVARIRRDADVAAAEADRDTTIRRALAQREAAIARAQADQERVLAETLSLAKQAEAQRDLEVKKASYLESVKKQQAQADKAYEIQTNVMQQQVTTESVKIQQVEKEQQIKVQEAEILRMEKQLIATVLKQAEVDRQRIETLAAAERQKLISEADGHANAIRAQGEAEADIIFKKGEAEAKAMNVKAEAFQEYNQAAVFDKLLTGLPDVVRALAEPLSKVDRITIVSTGNGDTAGINKVTGDMTKMVAQVPALFETLTGMKLSELMSKVRTIGEKSEKPERS, encoded by the coding sequence ATGGACGGCTCAGTAGGGATGTGGGTCATGGTGGGGATGATGATCATGGGTCTGGTCATCCTCATGGGACTCCTGGCATCCATGTTTCGAAAGGTAGGACCCAACCAAGCGCTCATCGTCTATGGCTTTCGGGGAACGAGGATCGTGCAGGGCGGCGGCACCATCATCTTCCCGATGGTGGAGAATTGCCGGGATCTTTCGCTGGAGCTGATGTCCTTCGACGTGGCGCCGCAGCAGGACCTTTATACGAGGCAGGGGGTGGCGGTGACCGTCGAAGCGGTGGCGCAGATCAAGGTCAAATCCGACCCCGAATCCGTGCGCACGGCAGCCGAACAATTTCTGACGAAAACCCCCACCGAGCGAGAGAGCCTTATTCGGCTCGTCATGGAAGGCCATCTGCGGGGCATCATCGGCCAGCTTACCGTTGAGGAAATCGTCAAGCAACCCGAGATGGTGGCCGACCGCATGCGATCCACGTGCGCGGACGACATGAACAAAATGGGATTGGAAGTCATCTCCTTCACGATCAAGGAAGTGCGCGACAAGAACGAGTACATCGCCAACATGGGAAAGCCGGATGTGGCGCGGATTCGCCGGGATGCGGACGTGGCCGCTGCAGAGGCCGATCGCGACACCACCATCCGGCGGGCCCTGGCACAAAGGGAAGCGGCCATTGCGCGCGCCCAGGCCGACCAGGAACGGGTGCTGGCGGAGACCCTATCGCTCGCCAAACAGGCTGAAGCTCAGCGCGATCTCGAGGTGAAGAAGGCCTCGTATCTGGAATCGGTCAAGAAACAGCAGGCGCAGGCGGACAAGGCGTACGAGATTCAAACCAACGTCATGCAACAACAGGTGACGACCGAGTCGGTCAAGATTCAACAGGTGGAAAAAGAACAACAGATCAAGGTCCAGGAAGCCGAAATCCTGCGCATGGAGAAGCAACTGATCGCCACGGTACTGAAGCAGGCGGAAGTCGATCGTCAACGCATCGAGACCCTCGCGGCCGCGGAAAGGCAGAAGCTTATTTCCGAAGCCGATGGTCATGCCAATGCCATCCGGGCCCAGGGTGAAGCCGAGGCCGACATCATTTTCAAGAAGGGCGAAGCCGAGGCAAAGGCCATGAACGTCAAGGCCGAGGCGTTCCAGGAGTATAACCAGGCCGCGGTGTTCGACAAATTGCTGACAGGCCTGCCGGATGTCGTCCGGGCGCTGGCAGAGCCGCTCTCCAAGGTTGACAGGATCACCATCGTCTCGACCGGTAATGGCGACACGGCAGGAATCAATAAGGTAACCGGCGACATGACAAAAATGGTCGCCCAGGTGCCTGCCCTCTTTGAAACCCTCACGGGGATGAAGCTCTCTGAATTGATGTCGAAGGTACGCACGATTGGCGAGAAGAGCGAAAAGCCCGAGCGCTCCTGA
- a CDS encoding PspA/IM30 family protein, giving the protein MALLDRVSTLIRANLNDLIDKAEDPEKMIKQVILDMQNQLIQVKTQVAVSIADLHLLEKKQLEHEEKIGEWMRKAELAVDKNQDDLARAALARHQSFQELSESFKLQVANQKSQVENLKSAFHKLEQKLSEAESKKDLLIARHRRARAASKAMDAQASMGDQSKGATFERMKDKVAHGEAVSEAKAELLGDNIDDQFAKLEKENEIERLLQDLKDRRKLKTA; this is encoded by the coding sequence ATGGCATTACTGGACCGTGTTTCAACATTGATTCGTGCGAATCTGAACGACCTGATTGACAAGGCCGAAGATCCCGAAAAGATGATCAAGCAAGTGATCCTCGACATGCAAAACCAACTGATCCAGGTGAAGACGCAGGTGGCCGTGTCTATCGCTGATCTGCACCTGCTCGAGAAGAAGCAGCTCGAGCACGAGGAGAAAATCGGGGAGTGGATGCGCAAGGCCGAGCTGGCTGTGGACAAGAATCAAGACGACCTGGCGCGGGCGGCGCTCGCCCGGCACCAAAGCTTTCAGGAATTATCCGAGAGCTTCAAGCTGCAGGTGGCGAACCAGAAAAGTCAGGTGGAAAACCTCAAGAGCGCCTTCCACAAGCTGGAGCAGAAGCTTTCCGAGGCGGAATCAAAGAAAGATCTCCTGATCGCGCGTCATCGTCGCGCTCGGGCGGCCTCCAAGGCCATGGATGCTCAGGCGTCGATGGGAGACCAGTCCAAAGGGGCCACCTTTGAACGGATGAAGGACAAGGTGGCCCATGGCGAGGCGGTCAGCGAGGCGAAGGCGGAACTGCTCGGAGATAACATCGACGATCAGTTTGCCAAATTGGAGAAGGAGAACGAGATTGAGCGTCTGCTGCAGGACCTCAAGGATCGCCGCAAACTCAAGACCGCTTAA
- a CDS encoding TIGR00730 family Rossman fold protein, translating to MTKKILERQYLIDDFAPKESWRLFRIMAEFVEGFETLAQVSQAVTMFGSARAKPGSHEYETARAIASLLAQNGYAVITGGGPGVMEGANRGAFEAKGESIGLNIELPFEQKSNFFITTLLNFRYFFVRKVMFVKYSQAFVILPGGFGTMDELFESLTLIQTKKIKPFPVILVGRVYWKGLMEWLRSTMVAEGKISPHDLELFKVVDTPGEVLTAIKEKFIPECVRVPVVNGEDAVDGPPPK from the coding sequence ATGACCAAGAAAATTCTCGAAAGGCAGTATCTGATTGACGATTTTGCGCCCAAGGAATCCTGGCGGCTGTTCCGCATCATGGCTGAATTCGTTGAAGGGTTTGAAACCCTGGCGCAGGTCAGCCAGGCGGTCACGATGTTTGGATCCGCGCGAGCGAAGCCCGGGTCGCATGAGTACGAGACCGCACGCGCCATCGCCTCCCTGCTGGCCCAGAACGGGTACGCGGTGATTACAGGCGGGGGGCCCGGGGTCATGGAGGGAGCAAACCGCGGCGCCTTCGAGGCGAAAGGGGAGTCGATCGGATTGAACATTGAGCTGCCGTTCGAGCAGAAATCGAATTTCTTTATCACCACGTTGCTGAATTTCCGTTACTTCTTCGTCCGCAAGGTGATGTTCGTGAAATACTCCCAGGCCTTCGTGATCCTTCCGGGCGGGTTCGGAACCATGGATGAGCTGTTTGAATCCCTCACTTTGATCCAGACGAAGAAGATTAAACCATTCCCGGTCATCCTGGTAGGGCGCGTCTATTGGAAAGGACTCATGGAGTGGCTGCGAAGCACCATGGTCGCCGAGGGGAAAATCTCGCCCCATGACCTTGAACTCTTCAAGGTTGTGGACACCCCGGGAGAAGTCCTCACGGCCATCAAGGAAAAATTCATTCCTGAATGTGTCAGGGTCCCGGTCGTCAACGGCGAAGATGCCGTCGATGGACCCCCTCCCAAGTGA